A region of Canis lupus familiaris isolate Mischka breed German Shepherd chromosome 38, alternate assembly UU_Cfam_GSD_1.0, whole genome shotgun sequence DNA encodes the following proteins:
- the VANGL2 gene encoding vang-like protein 2 yields the protein MDTESQYSGYSYKSGHSRSSRKHRDRRDRHRSKSRDGSRGDKSVTIQAPGEPLLDNESTRGDERDDNWGETTTVVTGTSEHSISHDDLTRIAKDMEDSVPLDCSRHLGVAAGATLALLSFLTPLAFLLLPPLLWRDELEPCGTACEGLFISVAFKLLILLLGSWALFFRRPKASLPRVFVLRALLMVLVFLLVVSYWLFYGVRILDARERSYQGVVQFAVSLVDALLFVHYLAVVLLELRQLQPQFTLKVVRSTDGASRFYNVGHLSIQRVAVWILEKYYHDFPVYNPALLNLPKSVLAKKVSGFKVYSLGEENSTNNSTGQSRAVIAAAARRRDNSHNEYYYEEAEHERRVRKRRARLVVAVEEAFTHIKRLQEEEQKNPREVMDPREAAQAIFASMARAMQKYLRTTKQQPYHTMESILQHLEFCITHDMTPKAFLERYLAAGPTIQYHKERWLAKQWTLVSEEPVTNGLKDGIVFLLKRQDFSLVVSTKKVPFFKLSEEFVDPKSHKFVMRLQSETSV from the exons ATGGACACCGAGTCCCAGTACTCGGGCTACTCCTACAAGTCGGGCCACTCCCGCAGCTCCCGCAAGCACAG GGACCGCCGTGACCGGCACCGCTCCAAGAGCCGAGACGGGAGCCGCGGCGACAAGTCGGTGACGATCCAGGCTCCAGGGGAGCCCCTGCTGGACAATGAGTCCACGCGGGGGGATGAGCGG GATGACAACTGGGGGGAGACCACCACAGTCGTCACGGGCACCTCAGAGCACAGCATCTCCCACGATGACCTCACGCGCATCGCCAAGGACATGGAGGACAGCGTCCCCCTGGACTGCTCCCGGCACCTGGGGGTGGCGGCGGGGGCCACGCTGGCGCTGCTGTCGTTCCTGACGCCGCTGGCCTTCCTGCTGCTGCCCCCGCTGCTGTGGCGGGACGAGCTGGAGCCGTGCGGCACAGCCTGCGAGGGCCTCTTCATCTCCGTGGCCTTCAAGCTGCTCATCCTGCTGCTGGGCAGCTGGGCGCTGTTCTTCCGGCGGCCCAAGGCCTCGCTGCCCCGCGTGTTCGTGCTGCGCGCCCTGCTCATGGTGCTCGTCTTCCTGCTCGTCGTCTCCTACTGGCTCTTCTACGGGGTCCGCATCCTGGACGCCCGCGAGCGCAGCTACCAGGGCGTCGTGCAGTTCGCCGTGTCGCTGGTGGACGCGCTGCTCTTCGTGCACTACCTGGCGGTCGTGCTGCTGGAGCTGCGGCAGCTGCAGCCTCAGTTCACGCTCAAGGTGGTGCGCTCCACCGACGGCGCCAGCCGCTTCTACAACGTGGGCCATCTCAG CATCCAGCGCGTGGCCGTGTGGATCCTGGAGAAGTATTACCATGACTTCCCTGTCTACAACCCCGCCCTCCTCAACCTGCCCAAGTCCGTACTGGCCAAGAAAGTGTCTGGCTTCAAGGTGTATTCCCTCGGAGAGG AGAACAGCACCAACAACTCCACGGGCCAGTCCCGGGCCGTGATCGCGGCCGCGGCTCGGAGGCGGGACAACAGCCATAACGAGTACTACTACGAGGAGGCCGAGCACGAGCGGAGGGTGCGCAAGCGGAGGGCCAG GCTTGTGGTGGCAGTGGAGGAGGCCTTCACTCACATCAAGCGGctgcaggaagaggagcagaagaaCCCCAGGGAGGTGATGGATCCCCGGGAGGCAGCCCAGGCCATCTTTGCCTCCATGGCCCGCGCCATGCAGAAGTACCTTCGCACCACCAAGCAGCAGCCTTACCACACCATGGAGAGCATCCTGCAGCATCTCGAGTTCTGCATCACTCACGACATGACGCCCAAG GCCTTCCTGGAGCGGTACCTGGCGGCCGGACCCACCATCCAGTACCACAAGGAACGCTGGCTGGCCAAGCAGTGGACACTGGTGAGCGAGGAGCCCGTGACCAACGGGCTCAAGGACGGCATCGTCTTCCTCTTAAAACGCCAGGACTTCAGCCTGGTGGTGAGCACCAAGAAGGTCCCGTTCTTCAAACTCTCGGAGGAGTTTGTGGATCCCAAGTCACACAAGTTTGTCATGAGGCTGCAGTCTGAGACCTCGGTGTGA
- the LOC119868092 gene encoding collagen alpha-1(I) chain-like isoform X1, with product MDGAPKAGLTGGRQSQHESSGSATTGAGGAGRGHRREEGSGLRVQRAKATAMDRRSGRLRGFRGSTLGAVGAGSAGSRSREGVRSPSKRDGYGVLGHPGLSEQAKGRQAATRRPPPHGAGPGLSAPHPVEVMAAGSWNPYPASKAREVVKAGERPLPRGAQGSPSTLAGARLPPPGPDPKNPKSIFPERQSLGRRRADAKSQPSCRPAVLPHLPAPPGCSAQAPTASGGGQGCPGWEQRQTWGRGGAHGCPELPLLSGAPGRQHAHPPSARQVPALKLDRGPAEDAQPQAGAKGWPLPAHQVSRGGAKRKAGPGVVLRDTRWTTGGEQAASAPRSILRATLPPSRNTSASPCAPTVPGRAPDPRRPTQPAHLAWASAQEPRAPTQGRDSANLGLTRVGGAGGWAAGWEDWLLGERWPGGAGWGAPGCDTVTVGAGGRSGSPHAENLPLTRQPRPPPPRQASDLALVQENEVT from the exons ATGGACGGGGCCCCCAAGGCCGGGCTGACGGGAGGGCGGCAGTCCCAGCATGAGAGTAGTGGCAGTGCCACCaccggggcagggggagcagggagggggcacaggCGGGAGGAGGGCAGTGGGCTCCGTGTCCAGCGGGCCAAGGCCACGGCCATGGACAGGCGGTCGGGGAGGCTGCGGGGGTTCAGGGGATCCACACTTGGAGCAGTGGGAGCTGGAAGCGCTGGCAGCAGGTCACGGGAAGGGGTGCGATCGCCCAGCAAGAGGGACGGGTACGGGGTTCTGGGGCATCCCGGCCTGTCAGAGCAGGCAAAGGGCCGGCAGG CAGCCACCCGGAGGCCCCCGCCCCACGGGGCCGGGCCAGGTCTCTCGGCCCCACATCCCGTCGAG GTGATGGCAGCCGGGTCCTGGAACCCATACCCAGCATCCAAAGCGAGGGAGGTTGTGAAG GCAGGCGAGCGCCCCCTGCCCCGCGGTGCCCAAGGGTCACCCAGCACCCTCGCGGGTGCACGACTCCCACCTCCCGGCCCAGATCCAAAGAACCCCAAGTCCATCTTTCCAGAAAGGCAGAGCCTGGGCAGACGTCGGGCAGACGCCAAGTCACAACCATCCTGCAGGCCGGCGGTTCTCCCCCACCTGCCGGCTCCACCTGGGTGCTCAGCTCAGGCCCCGACAGCCTCGGGTGGCGGCCAGGGGTGCCCagggtgggagcagaggcagaCATGGGGACGGGGCGGCGCCCACGGGTGCCCCGAGCTGCCCCTTCTCTCCGGCGCCCCAGGGAGACAGCACGCTCACCCACCCAGTGCTCGGCAGGTCCCAGCACTAAAGCTGGACCGCGGCCCAGCGGAGGACGCGCAGCCCCAG GCTGGGGCGAAGGGCTGGCCCCTACCTGCCCACCAGGTGAGCCGTGGAGGAGCCAAGAGGAAAGCAGGCCCTGGAGTTGTCCTCAGGGACACAAGGTGGACAACGGGAGGGGAGCAGGCTGCATCCGCCCCCAGGTCAATCCTGCGCGCCACGCTCCCACCCTCGAGGAACACGAGCGCCTCTCCGTGTGCACCCACCGTCCCCGGTCGGGCCCCTGACCCCAGGCGACCCACCCAGCCTGCTCACCTGGCCTGGGCCTCGGCACAGGAGCCCCGGGCACCCACGCAGGGAAGGGACTCGGCCAACCTTGGGCTCACACGTGTCGGGGGAGCGGGCGGGTGGGCTGCTGGCTGGGAAGACTGGCTCCTGGGGGAAAGGTGGCCGGgaggtgcggggtggggggccccAGGGTGTGACACGGTGACCGTGGGTGCAGGTGGCAGGTCGGGGTCTCCCCACGCTGAAAACCTCCCCCTCACGCGTCagcccaggcccccgcccccccgtcaGGCAAGTGACCTCGCTCTGGTACAGGAAAACGAGGTCACCTGA